The Kitasatospora setae KM-6054 genome contains a region encoding:
- a CDS encoding SpoIIE family protein phosphatase, producing the protein MHQSREPRPDQGPPTALDATGLIGAQRHAPTVAVAVTGAETETAPEATAAGGAIGRLAGTVEKLRRQLEEAQAHAAGRSVVEMAVGVLVERLRCGPTEAAGQLRALAEQAGTTPLELAAGLVNQSAADKISEAAREFVARAADPASAGVGVRLRSTEADALSGSDTAAAARAMLEHALRPLGAVAVAIWAARPDQSLALAGSAGFADAEARRWRHVPPGVVTAARRALDERGPVAYRTLADAAVPTIGRHEAGGGRVAVPAGVGGRLTGVLEVCWREELPPWSQSLERQFEVLAGLCAATLETWPDGSGEDGPASGRLDELTRLVDGLLDPCMVLEAVDDGAVPVFVIRHANPAFVDFAGRPAGAVVGSPLLEAYPLAARPGNLLEAVEDVYATGAPFKDPRMRLAAQVDGVPLTADAYVSVSRHGDHVTVLWRLEDSTPKIARLLHHAQRLGRIGGFEEDLDARQVVWNDTLFELHGLPATARPIPLDRLAEHAHPDDRDAVGRFLRTLLHHRRPASTAFRLQRADGVTRHIRVVAEPVHDGGPERLSAIRGAYQDVSAQHWTEVALAATRDQLAQTEQQAAERHRLVLQLQHAIMPPSDGPRRLNNLEVAVRYRPAEKEHLVGGDWYDALPLPSGQVLVCVGDVAGHGIEAATGMVALRNALRGLAATGAGPAQLLSWLNSVTHHLTDNVTATAVCGLYDPERRRLRWARAGHLPPVLTRGGTAACLPQVDGILLGVVDRADYQESEVELEPGDRLVMYTDGLIERRDQGLQASLANLVALSEAAPRAGAAALESHLDHLLRFSGADTDDDTCLVGIEVR; encoded by the coding sequence GTGCACCAGTCCCGGGAGCCCCGCCCCGACCAGGGCCCGCCGACCGCCCTCGACGCCACCGGGCTGATCGGGGCCCAGCGCCACGCCCCGACGGTGGCGGTGGCGGTGACGGGAGCGGAGACGGAGACGGCGCCGGAGGCCACCGCCGCGGGCGGCGCGATCGGCCGGCTGGCGGGCACGGTGGAGAAGCTGCGGCGGCAGCTCGAGGAGGCGCAGGCGCACGCCGCGGGCCGGTCGGTGGTGGAGATGGCCGTCGGCGTGCTGGTGGAACGGCTGCGCTGCGGGCCGACCGAGGCCGCCGGGCAGCTGCGGGCGCTGGCGGAGCAGGCCGGGACGACGCCGCTGGAGCTGGCCGCCGGGCTGGTCAACCAGTCCGCCGCCGACAAGATCTCCGAGGCGGCCCGGGAGTTCGTGGCCCGGGCCGCCGACCCGGCGTCCGCCGGGGTGGGGGTGCGGCTGCGCAGCACCGAGGCGGACGCGCTGAGCGGCTCGGACACGGCGGCGGCGGCCCGGGCGATGCTGGAGCACGCGCTGCGCCCGCTCGGCGCGGTCGCGGTGGCGATCTGGGCGGCCCGGCCGGACCAGTCGCTGGCGCTGGCCGGCAGCGCGGGCTTCGCCGACGCGGAGGCCCGGCGGTGGCGGCACGTCCCGCCGGGGGTGGTGACCGCGGCCCGCCGGGCGCTGGACGAGCGCGGGCCGGTGGCGTACCGCACGCTGGCGGACGCGGCCGTCCCGACGATCGGCCGGCACGAGGCGGGCGGCGGGCGGGTCGCCGTGCCGGCCGGGGTCGGCGGACGGCTGACCGGCGTCCTGGAGGTGTGCTGGCGCGAGGAGCTGCCGCCGTGGTCGCAGTCCCTGGAGCGGCAGTTCGAGGTGCTGGCCGGGCTGTGCGCCGCGACCCTGGAGACCTGGCCGGACGGCTCCGGCGAGGACGGCCCGGCGAGCGGGCGGCTGGACGAGCTGACCCGGCTGGTCGACGGCCTGCTCGACCCGTGCATGGTGCTGGAGGCGGTGGACGACGGCGCGGTGCCGGTCTTCGTGATCCGGCACGCCAACCCGGCGTTCGTGGACTTCGCGGGCCGCCCGGCGGGCGCCGTCGTCGGCTCGCCGCTGCTGGAGGCGTACCCGCTGGCCGCGCGGCCCGGCAACCTGCTGGAGGCCGTGGAGGACGTGTACGCCACCGGGGCGCCGTTCAAGGACCCCCGGATGCGGCTGGCGGCGCAGGTCGACGGGGTGCCGCTGACCGCGGACGCGTACGTGTCGGTGAGCCGGCACGGCGACCACGTCACGGTGCTGTGGCGGCTGGAGGACAGCACCCCGAAGATCGCCCGGCTGCTGCACCACGCGCAGCGCCTGGGCCGGATCGGCGGCTTCGAGGAGGACCTGGACGCCCGCCAGGTGGTCTGGAACGACACCCTGTTCGAGCTGCACGGCCTGCCGGCGACCGCGCGGCCGATCCCGCTGGACCGGCTGGCCGAGCACGCCCACCCGGACGACCGCGACGCCGTCGGCCGGTTCCTGCGCACCCTGCTGCACCACCGCCGTCCGGCCTCCACGGCCTTCCGCCTGCAGCGCGCGGACGGGGTGACCCGGCACATCCGGGTGGTCGCCGAGCCGGTCCACGACGGCGGACCGGAGCGGCTGAGCGCGATCCGCGGCGCCTACCAGGACGTCTCCGCGCAGCACTGGACGGAGGTCGCCCTCGCCGCGACCCGCGACCAGCTGGCGCAGACCGAGCAGCAGGCCGCCGAGCGGCACCGGCTGGTCCTCCAGCTCCAGCACGCCATCATGCCGCCGAGCGACGGGCCCCGGCGGCTGAACAACCTGGAGGTGGCCGTCCGCTACCGCCCGGCGGAGAAGGAGCACCTGGTCGGCGGGGACTGGTACGACGCCCTGCCGCTGCCCTCCGGGCAGGTGCTGGTGTGCGTCGGCGACGTCGCCGGGCACGGCATCGAGGCCGCCACCGGGATGGTCGCGCTGCGCAACGCGCTGCGCGGCCTGGCCGCGACCGGGGCGGGCCCGGCGCAGTTGCTGTCCTGGCTGAACAGCGTGACGCACCACCTGACCGACAACGTCACCGCCACCGCGGTCTGCGGCCTGTACGACCCGGAGCGCCGCCGGCTGCGCTGGGCCCGGGCCGGCCACCTGCCGCCGGTACTGACCCGCGGCGGGACGGCCGCGTGCCTGCCGCAGGTGGACGGCATCCTGCTGGGGGTGGTCGACCGGGCCGACTACCAGGAGAGCGAGGTCGAACTGGAGCCCGGCGACCGGCTGGTGATGTACACCGACGGCCTGATCGAGCGCCGCGACCAGGGCCTCCAGGCCTCGCTCGCCAACCTGGTGGCCCTCTCCGAGGCCGCGCCCCGCGCGGGCGCCGCCGCGCTGGAGTCCCACCTCGACCACCTGCTGCGCTTCAGCGGCGCCGACACCGACGACGACACCTGCCTGGTCGGCATCGAGGTGCGCTGA
- a CDS encoding DUF6510 family protein translates to MRDGNALAGPLSELFVPDPTTALRLCPGCGADAALATLHVYDHGPAAVARCPRCTRLAFRIAHHPGELWFDFGHGGALRFPTA, encoded by the coding sequence ATGCGCGACGGAAACGCCCTCGCCGGCCCGCTGTCCGAGCTGTTCGTCCCGGACCCCACCACCGCCCTTCGGCTCTGCCCGGGATGCGGCGCCGACGCGGCCCTCGCCACCCTGCACGTCTACGACCACGGCCCCGCGGCGGTGGCCCGCTGCCCCCGCTGCACCCGGTTGGCCTTCCGGATCGCCCACCACCCCGGCGAACTGTGGTTCGACTTCGGCCACGGCGGCGCCCTGCGCTTCCCGACCGCCTGA
- a CDS encoding FAD-binding oxidoreductase, producing the protein MTDWRRAELRARTPESATARTLYLTVDGWPGHLPGQHVDVRLTADDGYQAVRSYSLSAPADGDRIELSVQPAPHGEVSPYLADDFPTGAAIEVKGPLGGWFVWKPGRPDPVLLVAGGSGVAPLAAMLRARLDLGGDVPPFHLAYSLRDPGQRWFGPLLDGIAEAEDPAVTVACLYTRAAPPGHPRPVGRITAADLDLPGFRPADGPLAFVCGPTAFVERAANLLVHLGHRPDRVRTERFG; encoded by the coding sequence ATGACCGACTGGCGCCGGGCCGAACTGCGGGCCCGGACCCCCGAGAGCGCCACCGCCCGCACCCTCTACCTGACCGTGGACGGCTGGCCCGGCCACCTGCCCGGCCAGCACGTCGACGTCCGGCTCACCGCGGACGACGGCTACCAGGCGGTGCGCAGCTACTCGCTCTCCGCACCCGCCGACGGAGACCGGATCGAGCTCTCCGTCCAGCCCGCCCCGCACGGCGAGGTGTCGCCCTACCTCGCCGACGACTTCCCGACCGGAGCCGCCATCGAGGTCAAGGGCCCGCTCGGCGGCTGGTTCGTCTGGAAGCCCGGGCGCCCCGACCCCGTCCTGCTGGTGGCCGGCGGCTCCGGCGTCGCCCCGCTCGCCGCCATGCTGCGCGCCCGGCTCGACCTCGGCGGCGACGTCCCCCCGTTCCACCTGGCGTACTCGCTGCGCGACCCGGGGCAGCGCTGGTTCGGCCCGCTGCTGGACGGCATCGCCGAGGCCGAGGACCCCGCCGTCACCGTCGCCTGCCTCTACACCCGCGCCGCACCGCCCGGACACCCCCGGCCGGTCGGCCGGATCACCGCCGCCGACCTCGACCTGCCGGGCTTCCGCCCGGCGGACGGCCCGCTCGCCTTCGTCTGCGGGCCCACCGCCTTCGTCGAACGGGCCGCGAACCTGCTCGTCCACCTCGGCCACCGCCCCGACCGCGTCCGCACCGAACGCTTCGGCTGA
- a CDS encoding sulfite oxidase-like oxidoreductase, which translates to MATLTPGFHGHRRTRGDRLPPGQFRTEDFPVLSAGPTPDIPLDRWEFTLTTESGEQHRWNWEQFQALPQQDVTTDLHCVTRWSKFDTRWRGVSLDTLLADVTTDARYALAECYGDYTTNLPLDDLRGGRAWIAHTYDGAPLAAEHGGPARLLVPHLYFWKSAKWITGLTLGRTDRRGFWEQLGYHDYGDPWREQRTWTD; encoded by the coding sequence ATGGCGACGCTCACCCCCGGATTCCACGGCCACCGCCGCACCCGCGGCGACCGCCTCCCGCCCGGCCAGTTCCGCACCGAGGACTTTCCCGTGCTCTCCGCCGGGCCGACCCCCGACATCCCGCTCGACCGGTGGGAGTTCACCCTCACCACCGAGAGCGGCGAACAGCACCGCTGGAACTGGGAGCAGTTCCAGGCGCTGCCCCAGCAGGACGTCACCACCGACCTGCACTGCGTCACCCGCTGGTCCAAGTTCGACACCCGCTGGCGCGGCGTCTCCCTCGACACCCTGCTCGCGGACGTCACCACCGACGCCCGCTACGCCCTCGCCGAGTGCTACGGCGACTACACCACCAACCTGCCGCTCGATGACCTGCGGGGCGGGCGGGCCTGGATCGCGCACACCTACGACGGCGCGCCGCTGGCCGCCGAGCACGGCGGCCCCGCCCGGCTGCTGGTGCCGCACCTGTACTTCTGGAAGTCCGCGAAGTGGATCACCGGCCTCACCCTCGGCCGCACCGACCGGCGCGGCTTCTGGGAACAACTCGGCTACCACGACTACGGCGACCCCTGGCGCGAGCAGCGCACCTGGACCGACTGA
- a CDS encoding sulfite oxidase-like oxidoreductase produces the protein MSLSPGFSGRRGFDTSRLPPGQYPTHDFPVLSAGPTPRIDTDDWEFTLDTETGQHTAWTWEQFQALPQQDVTTDLHCVTRWSKFDTRWRGVSLDTLLADAETAADFVIAHCHGGYTTNLPLEDVLDGQAWIVHEYDGFPLSPEHGGPARLLVPHLYLWKSAKWVRGLTLSPVDEPGFWEAAGYHNHGDPWREQRTWQD, from the coding sequence ATGAGCCTGTCACCCGGTTTCTCCGGCCGCCGCGGCTTCGACACGTCCCGGCTGCCGCCCGGCCAGTACCCCACCCACGACTTCCCCGTGCTGTCGGCCGGCCCCACGCCCCGGATCGACACCGACGACTGGGAGTTCACCCTCGACACCGAGACGGGGCAGCACACCGCCTGGACGTGGGAGCAGTTCCAGGCGCTGCCCCAGCAGGACGTCACCACCGACCTGCACTGCGTCACCCGCTGGTCCAAGTTCGACACCCGCTGGCGCGGCGTCTCCCTCGACACCCTGCTCGCGGACGCCGAGACGGCGGCGGACTTCGTGATCGCCCACTGCCACGGCGGCTACACCACCAACCTGCCGCTGGAGGACGTCCTCGACGGGCAGGCGTGGATCGTCCACGAGTACGACGGGTTCCCGCTCTCCCCCGAGCACGGCGGGCCCGCCCGGCTGCTGGTGCCGCACCTGTACCTGTGGAAGTCCGCGAAGTGGGTGCGCGGCCTGACCCTCAGCCCGGTCGACGAACCCGGCTTCTGGGAGGCCGCGGGCTACCACAACCACGGCGACCCCTGGCGCGAGCAGCGCACCTGGCAGGACTGA
- a CDS encoding membrane protein, giving the protein MATRAQDPRPRPPAPTRLLRDAVTPRAALVMFGVLLLQLGFALSYMGAFHDPRPHGLRVAVVAPPAVLPQVVGRLDALPGDPVDASPAADEAQARQLLLDRDTDAAALIDPARDQDTLLVASAAGTSVSDTAARIAQAIEQTQGRQVAVQDVRPPAKGDSRGLSSFYLVLSWTIGGYLAASALNMVSGSPRPTPARIGVRLAAMLPYAFVSGIGGALIVGPLLSCLPGAFWELTGIGTLVVLASGVVGVAMQRLLGTIGLGLTIVLFTILGNPSSGGVYPAALLPPFWRAIGQALPPGAGTTVVRNTVYFDGAATAGAVWVLVAWAVGGVLVAVAASFLLPARSGPATAPVPAPTAAPDAG; this is encoded by the coding sequence ATGGCCACCAGGGCACAGGACCCCCGACCGCGGCCCCCCGCCCCGACCCGGCTGCTGCGGGACGCGGTCACCCCGCGCGCCGCGCTGGTGATGTTCGGCGTGCTGCTCCTGCAACTCGGCTTCGCCCTCTCCTACATGGGAGCCTTCCACGACCCGAGACCGCACGGCCTGCGGGTGGCCGTCGTCGCCCCGCCGGCCGTGCTGCCGCAGGTGGTCGGGAGACTCGACGCCCTGCCCGGCGACCCGGTCGACGCCTCCCCGGCCGCCGACGAGGCACAGGCCCGGCAGTTGCTGCTCGACCGCGACACCGACGCCGCCGCCCTGATCGACCCGGCCCGCGACCAGGACACCCTGCTGGTGGCCTCGGCCGCCGGAACCTCCGTCTCCGACACCGCCGCCCGGATCGCCCAGGCCATCGAGCAGACCCAGGGCCGCCAGGTCGCCGTCCAGGACGTCCGTCCCCCCGCCAAGGGCGACTCCCGGGGCCTGTCCTCCTTCTACCTGGTCCTCAGCTGGACCATCGGCGGCTACCTGGCCGCCTCCGCCCTCAACATGGTCTCCGGCTCCCCGCGCCCCACCCCCGCCCGGATCGGGGTGCGGCTGGCCGCGATGCTGCCCTACGCCTTCGTCTCCGGGATCGGCGGCGCCCTGATCGTCGGCCCGCTCCTCTCCTGCCTGCCCGGCGCGTTCTGGGAACTCACCGGCATCGGCACCCTGGTCGTCCTCGCCTCCGGCGTCGTCGGGGTCGCGATGCAGCGCCTGCTGGGCACGATCGGCCTCGGCCTGACCATCGTGCTGTTCACCATCCTCGGGAACCCGAGCTCCGGCGGCGTCTACCCGGCCGCGCTGCTGCCGCCGTTCTGGCGGGCCATCGGCCAGGCCCTGCCGCCCGGCGCGGGGACGACCGTCGTGCGCAACACCGTCTACTTCGACGGTGCCGCCACCGCCGGGGCCGTCTGGGTCCTGGTCGCCTGGGCCGTCGGCGGCGTCCTGGTCGCCGTCGCGGCCTCCTTCCTGCTCCCCGCCCGCTCCGGCCCCGCCACCGCCCCCGTCCCCGCCCCGACGGCGGCCCCGGATGCCGGGTAG
- the katG gene encoding catalase/peroxidase HPI, which yields MPDDSDARQVTNAFPENTDPAAGGCPVQAAAADPMKGDGIHQWWPERLNLGVLRRHAAAHDPNGDGFDYPAAFGALDLAEVKRDIERVLTTSQDWWPADFGHYGPFVIRMAWHLSGTYRVTDGRGGNGAGLQRFAPVNSWPDNVNLDKARRLLWPVKQKYGKALSWADLMVLSGNVALESMGLATFGFGGGREEVWGPDEAIYWGPETAWLTDERHKDDGELLAPLAADTMGLIYVNPEGPRGNPDPMASATDIRETFARMAMNDEETVALCAGGHTFGKTHGAAGSEHLGPEPEAAPLQQQGLGWKSDFGTGHGNDTITSGLEVIWTDTPTRWDNRYFEILLGYEWELTTSPGGAHQWRPKDGAGQDTVPDPHDPAARRTPAMLTTDVAMRVDPDYARICRRFLEHPEEFADAFARAWYKLTHRDMGPITRYLGPEVAAEHLIWQDPLPEPTEAPLDADAVGQLKSRVLAAGIPVADLVWLAWSCASTFRRSDKRGGANGARIRLEPQNGWEVNEPHRLAGLLARLEEIRAAFASSRPAGHGVSLADLIVLAGTAAVEKAAADAGHELRVPFTPGRVDATREHTDIDGFSHLEPAADGFRNHLGKDDTLPAEYRLVDRADLLGLSARELTALVGGLRTLGATYQSSDLGVLTARPGVLTNDWYVNLLDQDTTWTPTAHDPALFEGRDARGSLRWTASRTDLVFGSNAELRALAEVYASAGGEQQFATDFAAAWAKVMDLDRYDLPGHRHT from the coding sequence ATGCCCGACGACAGCGACGCGCGGCAGGTCACCAACGCGTTTCCCGAGAACACCGACCCGGCGGCCGGGGGCTGCCCGGTCCAGGCCGCGGCCGCCGACCCGATGAAGGGCGACGGCATCCACCAGTGGTGGCCCGAGCGGCTGAACCTCGGCGTGCTGCGCCGCCACGCCGCCGCCCACGACCCGAACGGCGACGGCTTCGACTACCCGGCGGCGTTCGGCGCGCTCGACCTGGCGGAGGTCAAGCGCGACATCGAGCGGGTGCTGACCACCTCGCAGGACTGGTGGCCCGCCGACTTCGGCCACTACGGCCCGTTCGTCATCCGGATGGCCTGGCACCTGTCCGGCACCTACCGGGTCACCGACGGCCGCGGCGGCAACGGAGCCGGACTGCAGCGCTTCGCGCCCGTCAACTCCTGGCCCGACAACGTCAACCTGGACAAGGCCCGCCGCCTGCTGTGGCCGGTCAAGCAGAAGTACGGCAAGGCACTGTCCTGGGCGGACCTGATGGTGCTGTCCGGCAACGTGGCCCTGGAGTCGATGGGCTTGGCCACCTTCGGCTTCGGCGGCGGCCGCGAGGAGGTGTGGGGCCCGGACGAGGCAATCTACTGGGGCCCCGAGACGGCCTGGCTCACCGACGAGCGGCACAAGGACGACGGCGAGCTCCTCGCCCCGCTGGCCGCCGACACCATGGGCCTGATCTACGTCAACCCGGAGGGCCCGCGCGGCAACCCGGACCCGATGGCGTCCGCCACCGACATCCGCGAGACCTTCGCCCGGATGGCGATGAACGACGAGGAGACCGTCGCCCTGTGCGCCGGCGGCCACACCTTCGGCAAGACCCACGGCGCCGCCGGATCCGAGCACCTGGGCCCCGAGCCGGAAGCCGCCCCGCTCCAACAGCAGGGCCTGGGCTGGAAGAGCGACTTCGGCACCGGCCACGGCAACGACACCATCACCTCCGGCCTGGAGGTGATCTGGACCGACACCCCCACCCGCTGGGACAACCGCTACTTCGAGATCCTGCTGGGCTACGAGTGGGAACTCACCACCAGCCCCGGCGGCGCCCACCAGTGGCGCCCCAAGGACGGCGCGGGCCAGGACACCGTGCCGGACCCGCACGACCCCGCCGCGCGCCGGACCCCGGCGATGCTGACCACCGACGTCGCGATGCGCGTCGACCCCGACTACGCCCGCATCTGCCGCCGCTTCCTCGAACACCCCGAGGAGTTCGCCGACGCCTTCGCCCGCGCCTGGTACAAACTCACCCACCGCGACATGGGCCCGATCACCCGCTACCTCGGCCCCGAGGTCGCCGCCGAGCACCTGATCTGGCAGGACCCCCTCCCCGAGCCCACCGAGGCCCCGCTCGACGCCGACGCCGTCGGACAGCTCAAGTCCCGCGTACTGGCCGCCGGGATCCCGGTCGCCGACCTGGTGTGGCTCGCCTGGTCCTGCGCGTCGACCTTCCGCCGCAGCGACAAGCGCGGCGGCGCCAACGGCGCCCGGATCCGGCTGGAGCCGCAGAACGGCTGGGAGGTCAACGAGCCCCACCGGCTGGCCGGCCTGCTCGCCCGGCTGGAGGAGATCCGCGCCGCGTTCGCCTCCTCCCGGCCCGCCGGCCACGGCGTCTCGCTCGCCGACCTGATCGTGCTGGCGGGCACCGCCGCCGTGGAGAAGGCCGCCGCCGACGCCGGGCACGAGCTGCGGGTGCCGTTCACCCCCGGCCGGGTCGACGCGACCCGGGAGCACACCGACATCGACGGCTTCTCCCACCTGGAGCCCGCCGCCGACGGCTTCCGCAACCACCTCGGCAAGGACGACACCCTGCCCGCCGAGTACCGCCTGGTCGACCGCGCCGACCTCCTCGGGCTGAGCGCCCGGGAACTGACCGCGCTGGTCGGCGGCCTGCGCACGCTCGGCGCGACCTACCAGAGCAGCGACCTGGGCGTGCTCACCGCCCGCCCCGGCGTCCTGACCAACGACTGGTACGTCAACCTCCTCGACCAGGACACCACCTGGACACCCACCGCCCACGACCCCGCCCTCTTCGAGGGCCGCGACGCCCGGGGCTCCCTGCGCTGGACGGCCAGCCGCACCGACCTCGTCTTCGGCTCGAACGCCGAACTGCGGGCCCTCGCCGAGGTCTACGCCTCCGCCGGCGGCGAGCAGCAGTTCGCCACCGACTTCGCCGCGGCCTGGGCCAAGGTCATGGACCTCGACCGCTACGACCTGCCCGGCCACCGCCACACCTGA
- a CDS encoding alpha/beta hydrolase — MTQLPPPITPYLEPAAKELAEATDPHPRIYEVPPPEGRDILLGLQSGEGVERPAVDEEWVTVDAGEWGQVRTRIIKPKGATGPLPVVFYIHGAGWVFGDDKTHDRLFRELAVGAGAAGVFPVYDRAPEAKYPTQVEQNYAVGRWLLEHGAEHGLDTSRVAVAGESVGGCMSAVFANMNKERGGLDLKAQVLLYPVTNADFDTPSYHQFAEGYYLTRDGMIWFWDQYSDPDQRKEPHASPLQTPLEDLRGLPTTLVITDEADVLRDEGEQYANKLREAGVDVTAVRVAGMVHDFLLLDSLRDTRAANVARHLAVDALKKALHG; from the coding sequence ATGACGCAGCTTCCCCCGCCGATCACCCCCTACCTGGAGCCGGCCGCGAAGGAGTTGGCCGAGGCCACCGACCCGCACCCGCGGATCTACGAGGTGCCGCCGCCCGAGGGCCGGGACATCCTGCTCGGCCTGCAGAGCGGCGAGGGCGTCGAGCGCCCGGCCGTGGACGAGGAGTGGGTGACCGTCGACGCGGGCGAATGGGGACAGGTCCGGACCCGGATCATCAAGCCGAAGGGCGCCACCGGCCCGCTGCCCGTGGTGTTCTACATCCACGGCGCGGGCTGGGTCTTCGGCGACGACAAGACCCACGACCGGCTGTTCCGCGAACTCGCGGTCGGCGCGGGCGCGGCCGGCGTCTTCCCGGTCTACGACCGGGCCCCGGAGGCCAAGTACCCGACCCAGGTGGAGCAGAACTACGCGGTCGGCCGCTGGCTGCTGGAGCACGGCGCCGAGCACGGCCTGGACACCTCCCGGGTCGCCGTCGCCGGCGAGTCGGTCGGCGGCTGCATGTCCGCCGTGTTCGCGAACATGAACAAGGAGCGCGGCGGCCTGGACCTCAAGGCCCAGGTGCTGCTGTACCCCGTCACCAACGCCGACTTCGACACCCCGTCCTACCACCAGTTCGCCGAGGGCTACTACCTCACCCGCGACGGCATGATCTGGTTCTGGGACCAGTACTCCGACCCGGACCAGCGCAAGGAGCCGCACGCCTCCCCCCTGCAGACCCCGCTGGAGGACCTGCGCGGCCTGCCGACCACCCTGGTCATCACCGACGAGGCCGACGTGCTGCGCGACGAGGGCGAGCAGTACGCCAACAAGCTCCGCGAGGCCGGCGTCGACGTCACCGCCGTCCGGGTCGCCGGCATGGTCCACGACTTCCTGCTGCTGGACAGCCTGCGCGACACCCGGGCCGCCAACGTCGCCCGCCACCTGGCCGTCGACGCCCTGAAGAAGGCCCTGCACGGCTGA
- a CDS encoding IS5 family transposase (programmed frameshift), producing the protein MVERLVPDELWELFQRVVPPAPTRPQGGGRRRHGDREVLAAIVFVASSGCTWAQLPHCFGPSGPTAHRRFTEWTGARVWAKLYRLVLDELGARGELDWSRCAVDSVNMRALKGDLTGPNPVDRGKYGSKIHLLTERTGLPLSLAVSGANLHDSQALIPPVEAIPPIRSRRGPRRRRPGKLHGDKAHDHRFIHSHLRRRQITHRIARRGLESSTRLGRHRWVIERTVAWLGGFRRLHRRYERKADHFAAFAAIAAALVCHRRLTK; encoded by the exons ATCGTGGAGCGCCTGGTGCCGGATGAGTTGTGGGAGTTGTTCCAGCGGGTGGTGCCGCCGGCGCCGACCCGGCCGCAGGGCGGTGGCCGTCGGCGCCACGGGGACCGGGAGGTGCTGGCCGCGATCGTGTTCGTGGCGTCCTCGGGCTGCACGTGGGCCCAGCTTCCGCACTGCTTCGGGCCGTCCGGGCCGACCGCGCACCGCCGGTTCACGGAGTGGACCGGGGCCCGGGTGTGGGCCAAGCTCTACCGCCTGGTCCTGGACGAACTCGGTGCGCGGGGCGAGTTGGACTGGTCGCGGTGCGCGGTCGACTCGGTGAACATGCGGGCCCTG AAAGGGGATCTGACGGGTCCGAATCCTGTCGATCGGGGCAAGTACGGGTCGAAGATCCACCTGCTCACCGAACGCACCGGTCTGCCCCTCTCGCTCGCGGTCTCCGGTGCCAACCTGCACGACAGCCAGGCCCTGATCCCGCCCGTCGAGGCGATCCCGCCCATCCGCTCCCGTCGCGGCCCGAGGCGGCGCCGGCCCGGCAAGCTCCACGGCGACAAAGCCCACGACCACCGCTTCATCCACTCCCACCTGCGACGACGACAGATCACCCATCGCATCGCCCGCCGCGGCCTCGAGTCCTCCACCCGGCTCGGACGGCACCGCTGGGTCATCGAGCGGACCGTCGCGTGGCTCGGCGGATTCCGTCGGCTCCACCGCCGCTACGAACGCAAAGCCGACCACTTCGCGGCCTTCGCCGCCATCGCCGCCGCCCTCGTCTGCCACCGCAGACTGACCAAATGA